The sequence below is a genomic window from Aspergillus nidulans FGSC A4 chromosome V.
GGAAGAGGCCGTTTAAACGGGATGCGTGTCCGCAGGACCTGGAGTTTGCGAAGAGCTGGTTCCAGATCGCCCAGAGGATGATTGATGCGGGTGAGATCAGGCCGCATACATCGGATGTGAAGGCTGGCGGGTGGAATGGTATCCCGGGGGGATTGGAATTATTGCAGAAGGGAGAGGTTTCGGGGAGGAAGCTTGTGTATGAGGTCGCGAGTCACTAAGGAGGAAGGGCTAGGCTATGCTATGCTATTCTATGTTATTACGATTTGCACTTCGCATTTGTAGAGATATTATGCTACTCATGTTCGGCATAAAAAAACTCAAAGATTAGGTAGGAACCCTATGTAAGGAGAAAAGATAAGAGGAGCGTTGCAAGCAGAGCATACGCTTGCGTAGGTCCTAGTTCAGACAGCACCTGTCATCATGTGGAGTATTCTGAGCATCAAGAGATCTACATCTAggatggagttgatgtgcCTCAATGCGGCTGAATGTCCAATAAACGTATTTCCCGAGCAGCGTGAGTCTTACATATCCATACTCCAAATCCCGAGGGCAAACGGGGCAGCGCGCGTGAATATTCCGGGCCGGAGAATAGGAGACGGACAGCAGCTGTCTCAAGCTATCTTCCAAGTACTCAACTGACAGGAAAGGTGTGCAAAACCATTTAAACTAGCCATGCTAGGGTGCCTCTTAGATAGTTGGAGAGAATCGCTCCGATAGCTACCTAGTTCATCTACTAGAAAGAAATATGCCTACCGAAAGCCTCAATCCAGGAACTGTCCTCATCGTGGGCGGCGGCCCTGTCGGCCTCATCACGGCCACAACCCTAGCCAAGTACGGGGTGCGCAGTGTGATTCTCGAGCGCAACCTGACGACAACCAAGTGGCCGAAGATGGACCTCACGAATTCTCGGTCGATGGAAATATACCAGAGACTAGGGATCGCAGACGCACTGCGCAATGTCGCCGTGCCCTCACACTACCCGTTTACATGTCTCTTTTCGAGCGGGCTGCATGCCGACAAGGCGATCACCGCATGGGATCTGCCGAGCCCTGACGAGTACCGGAGGAGGATTAGAGAGCAGAATGATGGGAGTATGCCGTCAGAACCGTGGTTGCGCGTTTCGCAGGAGATCTTTGAGGCGTGgctcaaggagcttgggATGGAGAATCCGCTTATTGATTTCCGTGCTGGGTGGAAGGTTAAAGGGGCGCGCGAACTTGACCATGGGGTGGAAGTGGAAGCCATTCACTCGGATACGGGTGAAGTGTGGAAAGTCAGCGCGGACTTTGTGATCGGATGCGATGGCGCCCACAGTGCTATACGCAAGAGCCTGGAAATCCCCTTGGACGGGGGCCCGATGTAAGTACTGATCTACCTACATATCTGACACGACAGGCAGGAAGTCAGATCATTGACTAAATGTTAGTCATGGCTACGCCGTACTCGTGCACTTCAAATCAAGAGATCTCTCGCGCATCCAAAAGCAAGGCCAATTCTGGCACTTGTTTTTCCCCAATGCTGCGAGTGATGGCGGGTCCATCAAGGGGGCCGTCATCGCACAGGACGAAGTCGACACCTGGACCGTTCATCGTTTCATGCGGCCCGACGTGGATCATACTCAGCTCTCGTCGGAGGAAATCGTTTATGACCTTCTAGGTGGGATGGGTGGCCAGCCTTTTCCCATCAGGATTGACGAGGTGCT
It includes:
- a CDS encoding protein apdD (transcript_id=CADANIAT00002884); this encodes MWSILSIKRSTSRMELMCLNAAECPINVFPEQQRNMPTESLNPGTVLIVGGGPVGLITATTLAKYGVRSVILERNLTTTKWPKMDLTNSRSMEIYQRLGIADALRNVAVPSHYPFTCLFSSGLHADKAITAWDLPSPDEYRRRIREQNDGSMPSEPWLRVSQEIFEAWLKELGMENPLIDFRAGWKVKGARELDHGVEVEAIHSDTGEVWKVSADFVIGCDGAHSAIRKSLEIPLDGGPIHGYAVLVHFKSRDLSRIQKQGQFWHLFFPNAASDGGSIKGAVIAQDEVDTWTVHRFMRPDVDHTQLSSEEIVYDLLGGMGGQPFPIRIDEVLVRSTWTPSVALARSYAGPKHRIFIAGDACHQTVPTGGYGMNTGIADGYDIGWKLAAVIQGWAGPATLLSYEKERRPVGELALQWSKVHMGNLMKMSAELGLDAHMIELNNETGAELRGAMHSYLQTHDGHNQSIGVEMGYRYVSNICVPGALDAELSPPEFHPRKYTPCTMPGYRAPHVYLTTGTPVSRLFGDGFTLVAFPEGEGLNASTEQLREAARKKALPLEVVELPGEMHAHEVWGASLVLVRPDGFVSWHGDSVRSQEEADRIIAQASGFDSEHLGNHVQAQERSAL